In one window of Pristiophorus japonicus isolate sPriJap1 chromosome 9, sPriJap1.hap1, whole genome shotgun sequence DNA:
- the LOC139273852 gene encoding zinc finger protein 229-like isoform X1: MEAKSTVDSGEKVYTCSVCGRGFSRISGLSRHKCSHTGERPSTCSECGKGFTRPSHLLIHQRVHTGERPFTCSKCGKGFTSSSNLLNHQRVHTDERPFKCPDCGMSYKRSRELTYHQRVHSGERPFRCSHCGTGFSRSSKLTVHQRTHTGERPFICSVCGKGFTQSSDLLTHQRAHTGERPFTCSECGKGFIDSCNLLRHQRVHTGERPFFCSECGKGFTQSSDLLRHQRVHTGEKPFICSDCGVGFTQSFHLLTHQRVHTDVRPFTCSDCEKRFKTKKHLLIHQRVHTGERPFICSKCGKGFTQSSNLLTHQQVHTDKRPFKCPDCSKCYKSSAELSCHQRVHTGERPFRCSVCGKGFSRSCDLLRHQRVHTGQRLFTCSVCDKGFTRSSNLLTHQRVHK, encoded by the coding sequence atggaagcaaaaagcaccgttgacagtggggagaaagtgtacacgtgttctgtgtgtggacgaggctttagCCGAATCTCTGGCCTATCGAGACACAaatgcagtcacaccggggagaggccatccacctgctccgagtgtgggaagggattcactcgtccatcccaccttctgatacaccagcgagttcacactggggagaggccgttcacctgctccaagtgtgggaagggattcacttcgtcatccaacctgctgaatcaccagcgagttcacactgacgagagaccttttaaatgcccgGACTGTGGGATGAGCTATAAACGTTCCAGGGAGCTGACATACCATCAAcgtgttcacagtggggagagaccgttcaggtgCTCTCACTGCGGAACTGGGTTCAGTCGATCATCTAAACTCACtgtacaccagcgcactcacactggggagaggccgttcatctgctcagtgtgtgggaaaggattcactcagtcatccgatctgctgacacaccaacgagctcacactggggaaaggccgttcacctgctctgagtgtgggaagggattcattgatTCATGCAACCTactgagacaccaacgagttcacactggggagaggccgtttttctgctccgagtgtgggaagggattcactcagtcatccgaccttctgagacaccagcgagttcataccggggagaagccgttcatctgctctgactgtggggtgggattcactcagtcattccacctgctgacacaccaacgagttcacaccgaTGTGAGACCTTTTACATGCTCTGACTGTGAGAAGCGATTTAAAACCAAAAAGcatctactgatacaccagcgagttcacaccggggagaggccgtttatctgctccaagtgtgggaagggattcactcagtcatccaacctgctgacacatcagcaagttcacactgacaagagaccttttaaatgcccaGACTGCAGTAAGTGCTATAAAAGTTCAGCGGAACTGAGTTGCCAtcaacgtgttcacactggggagagaccattcagatgctccgtgtgtgggaagggattctctcgtTCATGcgaccttctgagacaccagcgagttcatactgggcagaggctgttcacctgctccgtgtgtgataAGGGTttcactcgttcatccaacctgctgacacaccagcgagtccacaagtga